Part of the Impatiens glandulifera chromosome 8, dImpGla2.1, whole genome shotgun sequence genome is shown below.
TTGATCTTTACCAAATCCCACCACTAAAACAGCATGAGTTAATGGTCCACCCGACAATCGATTAGTACACATTATCACCGAATCATCCGAAGTTACTTTGTAAATTCCAgcctatattattaataaaaagaaaatattagtttcactaattaaattttaacaacaaaaaaactctatattttgGTAATTACCTCGTTCTTTTTGACAAATTCATTAGTAAGATATATAAAAGCAGCAATCGGATGACAAGCAACTCGACTATTAATTGTTTCTCCATTGTTAAGCGAAACAAAACCTCCAATTTTTACTTTGTTTCGCGTGGGCTGTCGAAAACaacaaaaatacattaattgtatgatagtaaaaaattatgtattgaaaattgattaattacGTACCCTATCATGAATGTTGATGACAAATGGTTTTTTTCCTCCAACATATGGGTAATTTTTCTCTTGACTAATACCATGTTCTTTTATGTAATCCAATGATTCTTGAAGGGTAGCTGGATGACATACATGATTATCATGATTATGATGATTATGATCATGAACTGTTGAAGAATTCAGCTGCACAAAGTCTATAAGTTCTTGTGGTGCCAATACTACTGCTGGTGCTTCTAGATTAAGAACATTGTAGCATGATTCCACCACTTCTGCAGCTACAATAGCCCAACAAAAACCTTGCAAAACATTTAATTGAAGATATCATTTTGTTAACTAACTATTTTGtcaaatgaaaattgaaataagaTCAAATTTAACTTACAACAACATTGTTGTCTAAAAGCAATTGGGTCGGGTATTTGACTATCATTAGAACCCTATAACATATgtgtattgaaaatattaatagtttGTAGAATCTATAACATctattaactattatttatgaaataattttaccTCAGGAATATCAGCCATGTtatgaaaacaattaaaaagaAGCAAACTGAagttgaaatgaaatgaaatgttacTTTGTGAATATTAAGATGAAGGGATTGGagatatttatagaaaaatttgGATGGGAGAGAGAAGAGAGGGAGGATGAGATTTGAGAATGTAGAGTTGTTTGAAAgttagtttaatttaatttataaacaaataaaataagtttcaaataatgtgaaacaaataaaaattataaactgaaataattaagtttatctAAGTAAACTATCTAAGGCTGGTTTGAATTAGTGATtggtgagttttttttttctcaaaaaaattatatttgattaatttttaaaaaatatagttaaaagttaaaatatattttatttttgaaagatgaattaattttatttaattaaataaagaataattttagtattaaaatatatagaagGAGTGATTAAAAAGAATGGTTTCATCttgagataaaattttaaaaaacctaaaataCCAAACATCAAACCTAACATCttaaaaaacctaaaatataagttagaataattcaaaattataaccACCACGAGGAAAGAGGGTAAGAAtactaaaaatttgattttatttattattttaaaaggtgGGAATTTGAactcaatatattatttttctttatcattgcctaaaatatttttaactgtATAAgtatgaatattataaaataatttttaactcgtttagtaaaataaaaaaattatatatagagagagaaaagtaaaagtaaatttattttaaccgtgtactttcttttcttttactttttg
Proteins encoded:
- the LOC124913011 gene encoding cysteine proteinase-like → MADIPEGSNDSQIPDPIAFRQQCCSAEVVESCYNVLNLEAPAVVLAPQELIDFVQLNSSTVHDHNHHNHDNHVCHPATLQESLDYIKEHGISQEKNYPYVGGKKPFVINIHDRPTRNKVKIGGFVSLNNGETINSRVACHPIAAFIYLTNEFVKKNEAGIYKVTSDDSVIMCTNRLSGGPLTHAVLVVGFGKDQDSDDIYWIIKNSFGEDWGDKGFRKICRRSRFLGKPLLFNAVFPFDLVMHENV